A single window of Paenibacillus sp. FSL H8-0537 DNA harbors:
- the rfbD gene encoding dTDP-4-dehydrorhamnose reductase, with the protein MNSLQADKQQRFLITGAGGQLGAELANLPVPKNFESIALNRSELDVVNLEQCRAVMAQYRPDAIIHCGAYTAVDQAESDPDEAFRVNGAGTRNLAVAAKETGAKLCYISTDYVFDGKGSIPYNEYDNTNPQTVYGKSKLAGEYAVQSLHDRFFIVRTSWVYGKYGNNFVKTMLKMGAERDCLKVVADQLGSPTYTYDLAHFLLELIQTDYYGIYHASNTGICSWHEFAQAIFEEAGNTKVQVDPCTTNEFPRPAPRPAYSVMDQGAIRSNGLQQLRPWRDALRHFVNDIT; encoded by the coding sequence ATGAATAGCCTGCAAGCTGACAAACAGCAGAGATTTCTAATTACGGGCGCAGGAGGTCAGCTCGGAGCTGAACTGGCCAACTTGCCTGTCCCTAAAAACTTCGAAAGCATTGCATTAAATCGCTCGGAGCTGGATGTTGTGAATTTGGAGCAATGCCGTGCCGTAATGGCGCAGTATCGACCTGATGCGATTATTCATTGCGGGGCCTACACGGCCGTTGATCAAGCCGAATCTGATCCAGATGAGGCTTTTCGTGTGAATGGAGCAGGCACGCGCAATCTGGCTGTTGCTGCCAAAGAAACAGGAGCTAAGCTATGCTACATTAGCACAGATTATGTTTTTGATGGAAAAGGCAGCATTCCATACAATGAATATGACAATACGAATCCGCAAACGGTATACGGCAAGTCGAAGTTAGCTGGCGAATATGCCGTTCAATCGCTGCACGATCGTTTTTTTATTGTGAGAACCTCATGGGTATATGGAAAATATGGGAACAACTTTGTAAAGACGATGCTGAAAATGGGAGCCGAGCGTGACTGCCTGAAAGTAGTCGCTGATCAGTTGGGCTCGCCAACGTATACGTACGATTTGGCTCATTTTCTGCTGGAGCTTATTCAAACCGACTATTATGGCATTTATCATGCATCCAATACCGGTATATGTTCATGGCATGAATTTGCACAGGCGATTTTCGAGGAAGCTGGCAACACGAAGGTGCAAGTAGATCCTTGCACAACGAATGAGTTTCCACGGCCAGCTCCGCGGCCAGCGTATTCTGTGATGGATCAGGGAGCTATCCGGAGCAACGGTTTGCAGCAGCTGCGTCCATGGAGAGATGCACTTCGTCATTTTGTGAACGATATTACGTAG
- the rfbC gene encoding dTDP-4-dehydrorhamnose 3,5-epimerase: MKVLEAGLSGVKLIEPTVFGDHRGFFTESYNEHTAHANGIMHKFIQDNHSLSAEAGVLRGLHYQLNPKAQTKLVRVTAGAIYDVVVDIRHGSPTFGHWQGFILSAANKRQLLVPQGFAHGFCTIVPGSEVQYKVDALYSPEHDRGIAWNDAALGIDWPTSTPILSDKDNKHPVLADAEINFVYEG; encoded by the coding sequence ATGAAAGTATTGGAAGCAGGATTATCTGGCGTTAAACTTATAGAACCAACGGTGTTCGGCGATCATCGAGGTTTTTTCACTGAAAGCTATAATGAGCATACAGCTCATGCAAACGGCATTATGCACAAGTTCATTCAAGACAATCACTCTCTTTCGGCTGAAGCAGGCGTGCTGCGTGGTTTGCACTATCAGTTGAACCCAAAGGCTCAGACTAAGCTTGTACGTGTAACAGCCGGGGCAATCTATGATGTCGTTGTAGATATTCGCCATGGCTCGCCTACATTTGGACATTGGCAGGGCTTTATTCTTAGTGCAGCTAATAAACGGCAGCTGCTAGTCCCGCAAGGCTTTGCTCATGGGTTCTGCACGATTGTTCCGGGCAGTGAGGTGCAATATAAAGTCGATGCGCTCTATTCCCCAGAGCATGACCGTGGCATAGCATGGAATGATGCTGCTTTGGGTATTGATTGGCCGACTTCAACACCGATCCTATCTGACAAGGATAACAAACACCCCGTTCTGGCTGATGCGGAAATTAACTTTGTATATGAAGGGTGA
- a CDS encoding DUF2304 domain-containing protein → MITSLFFALIGILFTLYVYNRVKKNLFSEKESFFWMIGAFFLFVLSIFPKTIDVISRVLGIAYPPSLLFLIAFIFILFLLFRQSQQISIMNDRFKELVQKNAVLEQKVRYYLDEQQREKQ, encoded by the coding sequence TTGATAACAAGTTTGTTTTTTGCTTTAATAGGGATTTTATTTACGTTATATGTTTATAATCGAGTGAAGAAAAATCTGTTTTCAGAAAAAGAAAGCTTTTTTTGGATGATTGGTGCTTTTTTTTTATTTGTTCTTTCTATCTTTCCAAAAACAATAGATGTGATTTCTAGAGTACTTGGGATTGCCTATCCACCTTCGTTGTTGTTCTTAATAGCTTTTATTTTCATATTGTTTTTGCTATTTAGACAAAGTCAACAAATATCTATAATGAACGATCGTTTCAAAGAATTAGTTCAGAAAAATGCAGTGCTGGAGCAAAAAGTACGATACTATTTGGATGAACAGCAACGGGAAAAGCAATAA
- a CDS encoding glycosyltransferase family 2 protein, which translates to MAKMATASVCIVTYNSAADIEACLHAVLHQTLQPERVVIIDNASTDGTKAIVERYAADKGLEAIICFTANTVNNGFAGGQNQAIRQTASHYVLVLNPDVTLDPAYLAETVSYMERHPETGSVTGKLVLGSDHSIMDSAGLGMRRTRQAYDLASGEPAAEWSELREVFGVSGAAAVYRTAMIRGIQIDGQFFDEDYFAYKEDVDVAWRAQKLGWKSYYVPSASALHHRGWKQGGRRSIPLFIRRHSYQNRWFTLIKNEPVSWQLLWLLPLLAFVEASKLVYIILREPGLLGSWPIIFGKLPVMLDKRKQVERKAKENRLRQTVYGNK; encoded by the coding sequence ATGGCTAAAATGGCTACAGCAAGCGTCTGCATTGTAACCTACAATAGCGCTGCCGATATTGAAGCATGCTTACATGCCGTTCTTCATCAAACGCTTCAGCCAGAGCGCGTTGTTATTATTGACAATGCATCTACTGACGGAACAAAAGCGATTGTGGAACGTTACGCAGCAGATAAAGGCTTAGAGGCAATCATCTGTTTTACAGCTAATACTGTAAATAACGGATTTGCAGGTGGTCAAAATCAAGCGATTCGGCAAACGGCTTCGCATTATGTACTCGTGCTCAACCCAGATGTGACGCTGGACCCAGCTTATTTGGCAGAGACGGTTTCTTATATGGAAAGACATCCAGAGACAGGCAGTGTGACTGGCAAGCTGGTTTTAGGCTCAGACCACTCCATTATGGACAGTGCAGGCCTTGGTATGCGCCGTACACGTCAAGCCTATGATCTGGCTTCAGGGGAGCCTGCTGCGGAATGGAGCGAACTACGAGAGGTGTTCGGGGTCTCAGGAGCTGCGGCTGTGTACCGCACAGCTATGATTCGTGGTATTCAAATTGACGGACAGTTTTTTGATGAGGACTATTTTGCCTATAAAGAGGATGTAGATGTGGCTTGGCGAGCGCAAAAGCTGGGTTGGAAATCTTATTATGTGCCATCGGCAAGCGCTTTGCATCATCGAGGCTGGAAGCAAGGCGGCAGGCGTTCTATTCCATTATTCATCCGCAGACATTCCTATCAGAACCGCTGGTTTACGCTAATAAAAAATGAGCCCGTCAGCTGGCAATTACTTTGGCTGCTTCCGCTTCTCGCATTTGTTGAAGCATCGAAGCTTGTCTATATCATTCTAAGAGAACCAGGCCTGCTGGGCTCTTGGCCAATTATTTTCGGAAAGCTGCCCGTTATGCTGGACAAGCGCAAGCAAGTGGAGCGTAAAGCTAAGGAAAATAGGCTCAGACAGACTGTTTATGGAAACAAGTAG
- a CDS encoding EamA family transporter, whose amino-acid sequence MNYIYLLINILMLVTGQILFKLGLNQIGGVTLQTAWKALFNAYIISGITLYALATLLWFVILTRMPLSLAYPLQSLAYVFGLLVALIIFKEPVSVTKWIGVLIIIVGVTFVAIDKT is encoded by the coding sequence ATGAATTATATCTATCTATTAATAAATATTCTAATGCTTGTAACGGGGCAAATTTTATTCAAACTAGGTTTAAATCAAATCGGAGGGGTAACGCTACAGACGGCTTGGAAAGCGTTATTTAATGCGTATATTATTTCTGGCATTACATTATACGCTCTAGCGACGTTGTTATGGTTTGTAATTTTGACAAGGATGCCATTAAGCCTTGCTTACCCTTTACAAAGTTTAGCTTACGTTTTTGGCCTACTTGTAGCTTTGATAATATTTAAAGAACCTGTATCTGTAACGAAATGGATTGGCGTTTTAATTATAATTGTTGGTGTTACTTTTGTAGCAATTGATAAAACATAG
- a CDS encoding acyltransferase gives MDHLHLSNRLSGRINNFDVLRYFAAVLVIYSHSYPLTGKSIEPLALLSKGQWTFGGVAVAIFFVISGFLVSNSFERSTVLQYTVNRFLRIFPGLFMAVLLSVFVLGPLFTSLEISEYFSNNLTYSYLNNSLLLSVQYVLPGMFETNLYPNAVNGSIWTIPYEILGYILVAIIGYYGLLKKKKSVLLIFIMIFIFSQILPGKYHVINIKGFLVGSLLELILFFLMGVIFYAYRESIVLKRSIALICVSILTTTFFSGQFKTAFLFCGTYLIFYFVYHPNIKLHRFSKWGDFSYGLYIYAFPVQQIVQLLMHNQESPIINFFISFILTSVLAFLSWHLVEKQALKLKFSIWDKSKTS, from the coding sequence GTGGATCATTTACATCTATCAAATAGATTATCAGGAAGGATTAATAATTTTGATGTGTTAAGATATTTTGCAGCTGTATTGGTCATCTATTCACATAGTTATCCCCTTACCGGTAAGTCCATTGAGCCGCTTGCTTTGCTTTCCAAAGGCCAATGGACTTTTGGCGGTGTAGCGGTTGCTATTTTTTTTGTAATTAGCGGTTTTTTGGTAAGTAATAGTTTCGAAAGATCAACTGTTTTGCAGTATACAGTGAATCGGTTTTTGAGAATTTTTCCAGGTCTATTTATGGCAGTTTTATTATCTGTATTTGTTTTAGGTCCTTTGTTCACTTCTTTAGAAATTAGTGAGTATTTTAGTAACAATTTAACCTATAGTTATTTGAATAATAGCTTATTGCTTTCGGTACAATATGTTTTACCTGGTATGTTTGAAACGAATTTATATCCTAACGCTGTGAATGGCTCGATTTGGACGATTCCTTATGAGATATTAGGGTATATTTTAGTGGCAATAATAGGATATTACGGATTGTTGAAGAAGAAAAAAAGTGTCTTATTAATCTTCATTATGATATTCATATTTAGTCAGATTCTGCCCGGAAAATATCATGTTATAAATATTAAAGGTTTTCTTGTAGGGAGCCTGCTTGAATTAATTCTCTTTTTTTTAATGGGTGTTATTTTTTATGCTTATAGGGAAAGCATTGTTTTGAAAAGATCGATTGCTCTAATATGTGTTAGTATATTGACGACTACTTTTTTCAGTGGTCAGTTTAAAACAGCCTTTTTATTTTGTGGGACCTATTTAATTTTCTATTTTGTCTACCATCCCAATATTAAGCTTCATAGATTTTCAAAGTGGGGAGATTTTTCTTACGGGCTTTATATCTATGCTTTTCCTGTACAGCAAATTGTACAACTGCTGATGCACAATCAAGAGAGTCCTATAATTAACTTCTTTATCTCGTTTATACTAACTAGTGTCCTAGCATTTTTGTCCTGGCATTTAGTGGAGAAGCAGGCATTAAAACTGAAATTCAGTATATGGGATAAAAGCAAAACAAGCTAG
- a CDS encoding glycosyltransferase family 2 protein: MSEVLLIIPAYNEELNIRKVITEVQHDLPFVDILVVNDCSTDKTLDVLKSSKGINYLSLPVNLGYAGALQTGFKYAVENDYQIVIQFDGDGQHIAAEALKLIHVMEQENADIVIGSRFKMKSSYNHSLFRKLGTGLFKNIIRKICKVDITDPTSGFQVLKREIFEKYSKMNSYPEYPDANLIIEMLLNNYKISEYQVDMRSREFGESMHSGIFKPMKYMVKMIYAILLIFMKGKRSVDFQK; encoded by the coding sequence GTGAGTGAAGTCTTATTAATTATTCCTGCATATAATGAGGAGCTTAATATAAGGAAGGTTATAACTGAAGTACAACATGATCTACCTTTTGTAGATATTCTTGTAGTGAATGATTGCTCTACTGATAAAACACTCGATGTGTTAAAAAGTAGCAAAGGGATAAATTATTTATCATTACCTGTAAATCTCGGTTACGCTGGTGCGTTGCAGACGGGCTTTAAGTACGCTGTAGAAAACGACTATCAAATTGTCATTCAGTTTGATGGCGATGGGCAGCATATTGCAGCGGAAGCACTCAAGTTAATTCATGTAATGGAGCAAGAGAATGCAGATATCGTAATAGGCTCAAGATTTAAAATGAAGTCTTCTTATAACCACAGTTTGTTTAGAAAATTAGGTACTGGACTATTTAAAAATATAATAAGGAAAATTTGCAAAGTAGACATCACAGACCCAACATCGGGTTTCCAGGTGCTTAAAAGAGAAATATTCGAGAAATATTCTAAAATGAATAGCTATCCAGAGTATCCTGATGCCAATCTCATTATTGAAATGTTATTAAATAATTACAAAATTTCAGAATATCAAGTGGATATGAGAAGCAGAGAATTTGGGGAGAGTATGCATAGCGGTATTTTCAAACCGATGAAATATATGGTGAAAATGATATATGCAATACTATTGATATTTATGAAGGGTAAAAGATCTGTTGATTTTCAAAAGTAA
- a CDS encoding glycosyltransferase family 2 protein: MNNLDIVIVTYNSEKWIERCLESMISGKYPLENIHLTFVDNKSQDKTKEIIDQFAKSHYFGSYNAHYLDENIGFGAANNYGVSKSKQKYVLFLNVDTEVEEYSLVELIKDAENSSQDVALWECRQFPYEHPKTYNPVTMEITWASGAACMVRRDLFNEVGMFDDKIFMYAEDVDLSWRFRAHGYKLRYVPKSIIHHYTYESAGQVKPNQFYNSTYNNLMLRYKFGTLKDIVKGYLLYYSLFFNPVPFAKHRRTVLKKMLKSFSDGQRFRSWKRRHKNHSFKPSFLLWDYEIIRDGAFYINTLPEQNPLVSILIRTCGRPAMLREALMSVRNQTYKNIEVVIVEDGPAISKEMINAEFGDLTINYFATEEKVGRCVVGNLAMERASGQYFNFLDDDDVLFADHVEVLSYQLTINPDKKAAYAHAFETPIKVSSKDPYVYEEILHNVQHRQPFNRLVLLHHNYFPIQCVLFSREMFDELGGIDLELEVLEDWDLWLKYALKYDFQYVEKVTSVYRVPAEVSHHHSRQEMFDKYLKIVRDKYAQQQTALPIGAWFEDADHILSRPQTIIYKIKGMTFKTFVFKTRNKLVYYAKKVLK; encoded by the coding sequence TTGAATAATTTAGATATTGTTATTGTTACTTATAATTCTGAAAAATGGATAGAGCGCTGCTTGGAAAGCATGATAAGCGGCAAGTACCCTTTAGAAAACATTCATTTAACCTTTGTAGATAATAAGTCCCAGGATAAAACGAAGGAAATCATTGATCAGTTTGCTAAGTCTCATTATTTTGGCAGCTATAATGCTCATTATTTAGATGAAAATATTGGTTTTGGAGCGGCGAACAATTATGGCGTATCCAAGTCCAAGCAAAAGTATGTGCTTTTTCTTAACGTAGATACTGAAGTAGAAGAATATTCACTAGTAGAGCTTATAAAAGATGCAGAAAATAGTTCTCAAGATGTCGCCTTGTGGGAATGCAGGCAATTTCCTTACGAGCATCCAAAGACGTATAACCCTGTTACAATGGAAATAACATGGGCTAGCGGAGCAGCATGTATGGTAAGACGCGATCTTTTTAATGAAGTTGGAATGTTTGATGACAAAATTTTTATGTATGCTGAGGATGTAGACTTAAGCTGGCGCTTTAGAGCTCATGGCTATAAATTGAGATACGTGCCTAAAAGTATTATTCATCATTACACCTATGAAAGTGCTGGTCAGGTTAAGCCTAATCAATTTTACAATAGTACGTACAATAATTTAATGCTTCGCTACAAGTTCGGGACGTTAAAGGATATAGTTAAAGGTTATTTATTGTACTATAGCTTGTTTTTTAATCCTGTTCCGTTTGCCAAGCATCGTCGTACGGTATTGAAAAAAATGCTGAAAAGCTTTTCCGACGGACAACGATTTAGGTCATGGAAGCGAAGGCATAAAAATCATTCGTTCAAACCTTCATTTCTGTTATGGGATTATGAAATCATTCGGGATGGAGCCTTTTATATCAATACTTTGCCTGAGCAAAATCCACTTGTATCTATTCTCATTAGAACTTGTGGTAGGCCCGCGATGCTGAGAGAAGCATTAATGAGCGTTCGTAATCAGACGTATAAAAATATAGAGGTAGTTATCGTTGAGGATGGGCCAGCGATCTCTAAGGAAATGATTAATGCTGAATTTGGTGATTTAACTATTAATTATTTTGCTACTGAAGAAAAGGTCGGTAGATGTGTTGTAGGGAATCTTGCTATGGAGAGGGCAAGCGGACAATATTTTAATTTCCTAGATGACGATGACGTTTTGTTTGCCGATCATGTTGAAGTGTTAAGTTATCAGTTGACGATTAATCCGGATAAGAAGGCTGCCTATGCCCATGCTTTTGAAACTCCGATTAAAGTGAGCTCGAAAGATCCCTATGTGTATGAAGAAATCCTTCATAATGTTCAGCATCGTCAACCATTTAATAGACTTGTATTATTGCATCATAATTATTTTCCAATCCAATGTGTATTGTTTTCGAGAGAAATGTTTGATGAGTTAGGTGGTATAGATCTAGAGCTAGAAGTATTAGAGGATTGGGATCTATGGCTTAAATATGCTTTGAAATATGATTTTCAATATGTTGAGAAGGTGACTTCGGTATACCGAGTACCAGCCGAGGTGAGCCACCATCATAGCAGACAGGAGATGTTTGATAAATATCTCAAAATCGTACGTGATAAGTATGCGCAACAGCAAACTGCACTTCCTATTGGAGCATGGTTTGAAGACGCCGATCACATTCTGAGCCGCCCACAAACGATTATATATAAAATAAAAGGCATGACTTTTAAGACTTTTGTGTTTAAGACGAGAAATAAATTGGTTTATTATGCTAAGAAGGTTCTAAAATAA
- a CDS encoding NAD-dependent epimerase/dehydratase family protein: MRILVTGGCGFIGSHIVDELIDLNYEVLVIDNLITGSLNNLNPKAKFVQMDVLDENMSQIFIQFKPEVVIHHAAQIDVQHSLKNPKFDATSNILGAISVLECCRDAGVRKIVYASSAAIYGNPNYYPIDEEHAKEPLSFYGISKLTPEHYIKVFSELYNIKYTILRYSNAYGYRQDPKGEGGVISIFMNRILNGENPHIFGDGEQVRDFIYVKDIANANLSVLEKGDNEIFNVSSSIPITINKLYEIMSNATETSLAPIYKEQRNGDIRKSYLDNSKIALHLNWEPKYSLERGLKETLAMQKELDFNLKG; this comes from the coding sequence ATGCGAATTTTAGTTACTGGAGGTTGCGGGTTTATTGGTTCACATATTGTTGATGAATTAATAGACCTGAATTATGAAGTATTAGTTATTGATAATTTGATAACAGGTTCATTAAATAATTTGAATCCTAAAGCAAAGTTTGTACAAATGGATGTATTGGATGAAAATATGAGTCAGATTTTCATCCAATTCAAACCTGAAGTGGTGATTCATCATGCGGCCCAAATTGATGTTCAGCATTCACTTAAAAATCCTAAGTTTGATGCTACTTCTAATATATTAGGTGCAATTTCTGTATTAGAATGTTGTAGGGATGCAGGTGTTAGAAAAATTGTTTATGCTTCATCTGCAGCTATATATGGGAACCCAAATTATTATCCTATAGACGAGGAGCATGCTAAAGAACCTCTTTCTTTTTATGGGATATCCAAACTGACCCCAGAACACTATATAAAGGTATTTTCTGAATTATATAATATTAAATATACGATCTTAAGATATTCAAACGCATATGGATATCGGCAGGATCCAAAAGGAGAAGGCGGCGTAATCTCGATTTTTATGAACCGAATTTTAAATGGAGAAAATCCTCATATTTTCGGTGATGGAGAGCAAGTTCGAGATTTTATTTATGTCAAAGATATTGCTAACGCTAATTTATCTGTTTTGGAAAAAGGAGATAACGAAATTTTTAATGTCAGTTCAAGTATCCCTATTACAATTAATAAGTTATATGAGATAATGTCGAATGCAACAGAAACTTCATTAGCTCCCATATACAAAGAACAAAGAAACGGAGATATTAGAAAAAGTTATTTGGACAACTCAAAAATTGCTCTTCATCTAAATTGGGAACCCAAGTATTCGCTTGAAAGAGGCTTGAAAGAAACATTGGCTATGCAAAAAGAATTGGATTTTAATCTAAAGGGGTGA
- a CDS encoding sugar phosphate nucleotidyltransferase encodes MKGIILAGGTGSRLFPLTKVTNKHLLPVGKYPMIYHSIAKLKSANIKDILIVTGKEHMGDVVNLLGSGNEFGVSFTYKVQDEAGGIAQALGLAEHFVNGDKMVVILGDNVFEDSIAEFVDKFHEQNQGAKILIQEVHDPQRYGVPELHENKIVSIEEKPQQPKSNYAVTGIYMYDNKVFEIVKTLKPSGRGELEITDVNNAYIEANELSYDILQGWWTDAGTHHSLTKANELAKDLIFCEEFGKLKL; translated from the coding sequence ATGAAAGGGATAATTTTAGCGGGGGGAACCGGCTCACGCCTATTTCCGCTTACGAAAGTAACGAATAAGCACTTGCTACCTGTAGGGAAGTATCCTATGATTTATCATTCTATTGCCAAGCTGAAATCGGCAAATATAAAGGATATTCTAATTGTCACAGGCAAAGAGCATATGGGTGATGTAGTAAACTTGCTTGGAAGTGGGAATGAATTCGGAGTCTCTTTCACTTACAAGGTACAGGATGAGGCAGGCGGTATTGCACAAGCGCTGGGACTAGCCGAGCATTTTGTAAATGGGGACAAAATGGTCGTTATTTTGGGAGACAACGTTTTTGAGGATAGCATTGCTGAATTTGTGGATAAATTTCATGAGCAGAATCAAGGGGCAAAGATTCTCATTCAAGAGGTACATGATCCTCAACGTTATGGTGTACCCGAACTTCATGAAAATAAAATTGTTTCCATTGAGGAAAAACCGCAGCAACCTAAGAGTAATTACGCTGTAACAGGAATATATATGTATGATAACAAAGTATTCGAGATCGTAAAAACGTTAAAGCCTTCTGGACGAGGCGAGTTGGAAATAACAGATGTGAACAATGCGTACATTGAAGCGAATGAACTAAGCTACGATATATTGCAAGGCTGGTGGACAGATGCAGGTACGCATCATTCGTTAACGAAAGCCAATGAACTTGCTAAAGATCTAATTTTTTGTGAAGAATTTGGCAAGCTGAAGCTTTAA
- the rfbB gene encoding dTDP-glucose 4,6-dehydratase: MKLLVTGGAGFIGSNFVLYMLNKYPDYHIINVDALTYAGNLENLRSIEQHPNYTFVKADIADKSALEPLFAAGVDAVLNFAAESHVDRSILHPEIFVQTNILGTQTLLDLSKKYEVNKFVQVSTDEVYGTLGATGLFTEETPLAPNSPYSASKAGADMLVRAYHETFGLPVNITRCSNNYGPYQFPEKLIPLMIQNALQDKPLPVYGDGLNVRDWLYVEDHCSAIDLVLHKGRNGEVYNVGGSNERDNLHVVKTILQELNKPESLITYVQDRLGHDRRYAIDADKIRNELGWKPKFAYESGIKATIQWYLNQKEWMEQVVSGSYQQYYDTQYKERLGDQA, from the coding sequence GTGAAACTATTAGTTACTGGCGGAGCCGGCTTTATTGGCAGCAACTTTGTACTGTATATGCTTAATAAATATCCTGATTACCACATCATTAATGTTGATGCACTCACATACGCTGGAAATTTAGAAAATCTGCGCAGTATTGAGCAGCATCCTAACTATACGTTCGTCAAGGCTGATATTGCTGATAAGTCTGCGCTAGAGCCGCTATTCGCTGCTGGTGTGGATGCAGTGCTTAACTTTGCAGCAGAGTCGCATGTGGACCGCAGCATTTTGCATCCGGAAATTTTTGTGCAGACCAATATTCTCGGCACCCAGACACTGTTGGATTTGTCGAAAAAGTACGAAGTAAATAAATTTGTTCAGGTTTCGACTGATGAGGTATATGGTACGCTTGGAGCTACAGGTCTTTTTACGGAAGAGACACCACTTGCCCCGAATAGTCCTTATTCGGCAAGCAAGGCCGGTGCAGATATGCTCGTTAGAGCCTATCATGAGACGTTTGGCCTTCCGGTGAATATCACGCGCTGCTCGAATAACTATGGGCCCTATCAGTTCCCAGAAAAGCTTATTCCGCTTATGATCCAAAACGCTTTGCAGGATAAACCGCTTCCTGTATACGGCGATGGACTCAATGTTCGTGACTGGCTTTATGTCGAAGATCATTGCAGCGCCATTGATTTGGTTCTGCATAAAGGACGCAATGGTGAAGTTTACAATGTTGGCGGCAGCAATGAGCGGGATAATCTCCACGTTGTAAAAACGATTTTGCAGGAACTAAATAAGCCAGAGTCGCTTATTACTTATGTACAAGACCGTCTTGGTCATGACCGACGCTATGCGATTGATGCGGACAAAATACGTAATGAACTCGGCTGGAAGCCAAAGTTCGCATATGAAAGCGGCATAAAAGCGACAATTCAATGGTACTTAAATCAAAAAGAATGGATGGAGCAGGTCGTATCCGGCTCTTATCAGCAATATTATGACACGCAATACAAGGAACGACTTGGTGATCAGGCATGA